A window of Sinimarinibacterium sp. NLF-5-8 genomic DNA:
ATGGTGCCCAATCTGCGCGCGTATCCCGCTGTGCGTTTTCCGCTGTTCGTCAATGATGCGGCGCAAGCGGTGCGCTGGGCGCGCGACAACGCGCGCGCGTATGGCGGCAATGCCGATCAGATGTTTGTCATGGGGCATGATTCGGGCGCGCATATTGCGGCGCTGCTGGCGCTTGATCCCGAATATCTCAAGGCCGCAGGCGCAGATCGCGATCAGCTGCGCGGCATGATCGGGCTGGCGGGTGCGTATGATTTCATGCCGATCACCGCCCCTGATCTGCGCGACCTGTTTGGTCCGGTGGATCGTTTCCGCTACTCACAGCCGGTTTTTTATGTGGATGGCAACAATCCGCCGTTGCTGCTGATGCATGGCCGCAACGATGAAACGATTCCGGTCAGCAACACCGAAAGCCTGGCCAAGCGGGTTGCACAAAATGGCGGTGCGGTCGAAACCGTGCTGTATGACTCGCTGTCACACGCGATGATCCTCAACTCGCTGGCGTCCTATCTGCGCGGGCGCGCCGATGTGCTGGACAATATCGAGGAATTCATCAAGCGCATGGCCACGCAGCCGCGCCAGAAGCGTCGTGAACAGATCGAAATCCAGGCAACGCCGCTGGTGCAGTCGAGTCAGCCGCTGCCAACCACGGATGATGGTTTTTTTGCGCCCCAGGTGATTCAACAGCAGGCGGTGGGTTCGGACGTCGAGCGCCCGGGGGGTGATGGCGCCCCCGCCGTCATCGAGTTGCCGCCCATCGAAATGAATCCGTGATTTTTTCTGACCGCATGGTTCTTTGACGTTTTTTGCATCACCCAAGGACTCTTTAATGACTCACAAGCTCGTACTGTTGCGCCACGGCCAAAGCCAGTGGAATCTTGAAAATCGTTTTACCGGCTGGGTGGATGTGGACATCACCGAGCAAGGTCGTCAGGAGGCGATCAAAGCCGGTGAGCTGATGCGCGATGAAGGGCTGTTGTTTGATGTGGCGTTTACCTCAGTGCTGATGCGCGCGATCCACACCCAGGCCACGGCGCTGGATGTGATGGATCAGGCCTGGGTGCCGGTGCACAGAAGCTGGCGGTTGAATGAGCGCCACTACGGCGCACTGCAAGGGCTGGACAAGGCCGAAACCACGGCCAAGCACGGCGAGGAACAGGTCAAGATCTGGCGCCGCTCGTACGACATTCCGCCGCCGGAAATGCCCGCCAGCGATGCCGGCCATCCCAGCCACGACCGTCGCTACGCCAAGCTCGATGCCAATGCGCTGCCGGGCACCGAGTCATTGAAAACCACGCTGGATCGGGTGCTGCCGTATTGGCATGACGCGATTGCGCCAGCGCTCAAAGCCGGGAACACGGTGCTGGTGACGGCGCACGGCAATTCTTTGCGCGCGCTGTACAAGTATTTGAACAATGTGGCGGATGAGGCGATTGTGGAACTGAACATTCCCACGGGAATCCCGATTCTGTTTGAGCTGGATGAGACGCTCAAGGTGCAGTCATTCCGTTACCTGGGTGATCCTGAAGCGGCAAAAAAAGCGGCCGAGGCGGTGGCCAATCAAGCCAAGGCACGTTGATTGCTGTTCGCCACACGCACTTTTCACCCAAAAGGACACGAAGGACGCCGGCCTCGTCATTGCAATGACGAGATGGGCGCGGTGTTCGGACTTCATCGCGCGCAAAGCAATACCCTCCTTCGCGGCTAAAGCCGCGAAGGAGGCACGTCACCGATGCGCGTCAATCACTCGCCAAAATCCACGCGCACGCCCACCAGAATGGAACGTCCCGGCTGCGGCGCCACGTCTTTGAGCACTGACGTGCTCAGGCGCTGCTCGTCATCGAGCAGATTGCGGCCTTGCAGATACAGCGTGGTTTGGGTGGCGCCGTGCGACAGGGTGTAGCCCAGATCGGTAGCCAGCAGGCCGTAGCCGGGCGTGGGGGTTTCCAGCGCAGCGGTGTGGGTTTGCCTGAGCGCGCGGGTGTAGCGCAACGCCCCGGACCAGCGCTGATAGCGCGCGTCCACGCCCCCGCCGATGCGCACCGGCGTCAGGCGCGGCAGGGATTCATGGGTGTCTTCAGTGCGCCCACGCACACTGTCGGCAAAGCCGTGGGCCTCCACCGTCCAGCCGTTGCGCTGCCACAGGCGCAGGCGCGTGGTGGCTTCGAACCCGTACAGGCGCGCGTCTTGCTGGTGGATATCGAGCAGCAGCAGCGCGCCGTTGGGTGAAAACTGCCCGGCATCATCCACACGATCGGCAATGCCGTCAGCCGCTGGGATGCCACTGCCATCGGCGTTCAAACCCTGATCGACTTCGCGCAGCAGCAGATAGTCGTTGATGCGGTTGTAAAAGCCGCCGATCTGCCACTGCCAGCGACCATGGTCGCGGCTCAGGCTCAGATCCAGCGTCTGGGCCGTTTCCAGCTTCAGGCTGTCATCGCCGCGTTCAAATGTCTGCGTGGCGCCGTGCTCACCGTAGGCAAACAGCTCTTGCGCAGCAGGCGCGCGCTGGGCGCGTTGTGCAGTCAGTCGCAGGTGCAGATGTGGCGCCAGTTGTGCATTCAGCCCTGCCGACAAGCTGGTGGGGGTGAAGTCAGCGCGCGCGGTGTTGCTGCGCTCGGTGTCGTGTGTGACCCGATCGACACGCGCGCCCAGTTCCAGCCGGTGCGCACCCAATGCCAAGCTTTCAACCGCAAACAGGCCCAGGTTGCGGGTGAGCGTGGGCGGGACAAAGGCTTCGTCACCGTCGGCGCGAAAGTCCCGGTGCTGCCATTGGGTGCCGATGACTCCCACCCAGTCGCCCAGCGGCGCATGGGCCAGTTCGATGCGGCTGTCGAGTTCCTTGACCTCAAAGCGGGTGCCGATGTCCCCGTCCGGCTCCAGTTCTTCGTGGTGGTATTGGCTGTGTGACAGGCGCGCTTCCAGCCGGTCGAAGCCGGGTAGCGGATCAAACAGCAGGCCGCGAGCGTCGATGCGCTTTTGATGCAGGTCGATGCGCGCGCCGTCGTGACTGTGCTCATGATCATCGTGATCGAGGGCATCACCATCGTCATGGTCATGGTGCGCACCATCGGGTTCTTCGCCCGACGGAATCCCGTAGTTGTGATGTCGCTGTGACAGCGCCACGCCGAGCATGCCACGATCGTTGATCCAGGCCAGCGATGCGCCTTGGCTGTGCTGCCGCAGGTGGCTGTTGTCAAGCGTGCCGGGCGCGGGGTCATCATGCGCGGTGGCATCGCCGTGTCGATGGGCGGGGACGGGAATCTCGGTGTCGCCTGCCTGCTGGTAGGTGCCTTGTGCGCCCCATTGCCAGTGGCCGCTGCCGTAACGCGCCTTGAGCGCCGTGCTGCGGCCATCGCCATTGCTGTTGTAGCGACCGGCGCCACTGAGCGTCAGCCCCGGCCGCAGCCGATCCGGCAGGCGATCGTCGATGACGTTGACCACGCCGGCTGACGCGCCGCCGCCGTAGATCAAGGTGGCCGGGCCTTTGATGATTTCGATTTGCTCGGCTAGCAGCGGATCACTGGCGACGGCATGGTCGGCGCTCAGCGCAGAGGCATCTGCGACGGCCTGGCCGTTTTCCAGCATCTGCACGCGGGTGCCGCTCTGACCCCGGATCACCGGGCGGCCAACGCCCGCCCCAAAACTGGCGTTGCTGATGCCGGGCAGACCATCGAGTGTTTCGCCCAGGGTTGTGCTGCGGCGTTGTTCCAGCGCCTCTCCACTCAGCAGTTGTACGGGTTGGGTGATTTGATCGGCGCTGTGTTTGAGCGCACTGGTGTGAACCACGATGTCGTCGAGCGGGGTGGCCGCGTCAGGGGATTCGGTCGATTGAGCCCAGGCGGGCAGAGCCAGGATCAGCGGCAGTGCCAGCCCCAGCAGATGTGGGCGCGCGGCCGGACGCTGCCGGTTGGCAGCAGGATTTGAAAAAGTCATGTGAATGTCTCGCAAACGAGGCGCGCGGCCACAATCGGCGCGCGCCGAACGCCAGAAAATAAGGTCGTCAGATGCTGCGAGGCATCAAGGGGGGATCGCGGATGCGTGTGTTGCG
This region includes:
- a CDS encoding TonB-dependent receptor → MTFSNPAANRQRPAARPHLLGLALPLILALPAWAQSTESPDAATPLDDIVVHTSALKHSADQITQPVQLLSGEALEQRRSTTLGETLDGLPGISNASFGAGVGRPVIRGQSGTRVQMLENGQAVADASALSADHAVASDPLLAEQIEIIKGPATLIYGGGASAGVVNVIDDRLPDRLRPGLTLSGAGRYNSNGDGRSTALKARYGSGHWQWGAQGTYQQAGDTEIPVPAHRHGDATAHDDPAPGTLDNSHLRQHSQGASLAWINDRGMLGVALSQRHHNYGIPSGEEPDGAHHDHDDGDALDHDDHEHSHDGARIDLHQKRIDARGLLFDPLPGFDRLEARLSHSQYHHEELEPDGDIGTRFEVKELDSRIELAHAPLGDWVGVIGTQWQHRDFRADGDEAFVPPTLTRNLGLFAVESLALGAHRLELGARVDRVTHDTERSNTARADFTPTSLSAGLNAQLAPHLHLRLTAQRAQRAPAAQELFAYGEHGATQTFERGDDSLKLETAQTLDLSLSRDHGRWQWQIGGFYNRINDYLLLREVDQGLNADGSGIPAADGIADRVDDAGQFSPNGALLLLDIHQQDARLYGFEATTRLRLWQRNGWTVEAHGFADSVRGRTEDTHESLPRLTPVRIGGGVDARYQRWSGALRYTRALRQTHTAALETPTPGYGLLATDLGYTLSHGATQTTLYLQGRNLLDDEQRLSTSVLKDVAPQPGRSILVGVRVDFGE
- the gpmA gene encoding 2,3-diphosphoglycerate-dependent phosphoglycerate mutase; the protein is MTHKLVLLRHGQSQWNLENRFTGWVDVDITEQGRQEAIKAGELMRDEGLLFDVAFTSVLMRAIHTQATALDVMDQAWVPVHRSWRLNERHYGALQGLDKAETTAKHGEEQVKIWRRSYDIPPPEMPASDAGHPSHDRRYAKLDANALPGTESLKTTLDRVLPYWHDAIAPALKAGNTVLVTAHGNSLRALYKYLNNVADEAIVELNIPTGIPILFELDETLKVQSFRYLGDPEAAKKAAEAVANQAKAR
- a CDS encoding alpha/beta hydrolase is translated as MSRLLGLFLMIFTVVAAGCASPRVANTLAAKSGFRVVENQPYQRGLGLEMDVYYPAEASGAPVVVFFYGGRWRQTEGDKSNFRFVGQALASRGFVVMVPNLRAYPAVRFPLFVNDAAQAVRWARDNARAYGGNADQMFVMGHDSGAHIAALLALDPEYLKAAGADRDQLRGMIGLAGAYDFMPITAPDLRDLFGPVDRFRYSQPVFYVDGNNPPLLLMHGRNDETIPVSNTESLAKRVAQNGGAVETVLYDSLSHAMILNSLASYLRGRADVLDNIEEFIKRMATQPRQKRREQIEIQATPLVQSSQPLPTTDDGFFAPQVIQQQAVGSDVERPGGDGAPAVIELPPIEMNP